In the genome of Alphaproteobacteria bacterium, the window CTTGTGCCATCAATCCATCTTTTTTCTTTTGGAATTGATCTTGCGTTAATTTATCACGTTCCATTTGGATGCTGCGTTCAGCTGCTCTTAACGTATCTTCTTGTTTTGCCAATTCAGTTTGATAGTTTTTTGTCATTTGATCTATTTCATTTTTTAAACCCGATGCGGCTTTGGACCCTATAATAACTTTTTCAAAATCAACAACAGCAATTGATACATTAGTTGATTTATTATTTGTATTAGATGGTACATTTTGTTGTGTAGGTTGGGTCGGGGTTACTGGCGTTTGTTGTGCATAAACATTTACGTTCATTAAACTTAAAAAAATCGATACTATTACACCAATAAAAAATTTAGACTTATTTGAAAACATAACTTTCCTTTCATAAAAATGATTAAGACTAATAATTAAAAACGTGTCCCTAAACTAAAACGAAATAATTCTTTAACATCATAAGATTCTTTTACTATAGGAAGACCTAAATCTACGGCAAGTGGACCAAACGGAGAACGCCACGTAAGACCACCACCAATAGAAATTCTTGGCGCTGCGCTATCTTCAACATCACTACCATGAAAATCACTATCAAACAAAGTGCCAAAATCAGTAAAAGCACGTCCACGAATTTGATACTCTTCAGGAAGTCCTAAAGGAAATGACAATTCTGCAGTTCCTACAAAGGAAACATTACCACCTAAAGCATCATCTGTATCTGTATCTCTGGGTCCTATACCTGCCGTTTTAAACCCACGAAAATTATTTCCGCCTAAAAAGAAAGCATCTGTCACTCTAACTTCTTCTCCTAATCCAAAAATATATCCTAATTTACCTGAAAATCCTAAAGTTACATCTTCCATAATAGGTTCCCAATACCCACCTGTTATTTCAGTTCTAAGATAATGGATACTTCCTGCTAACCCTGCAAAATCATTACTGAATTGAAATAAATAACCTTCATTAGGATCAAAACGATTATCACGCCTATCTAAAATTATATCCTGACTTATGACGGAACTTAATGTTTTACCTTCTTGTTGTTTAATAGCTTCAGATACATTTCCCTTAATATTATCAATTTCATCATAAGAAAGTGTATATTTTATATTGTGACGTAAATATTCGCTTATATCATACCCCAACCGTATTCCCGCACCCGTTGTTGTTTTTTCAAAAGAGCTTTCCTTACGTTCGGTCGTTGTACGAAAAATATCAACACCAGCAGTTAGTTCTTCTTCTAAAAAATAAGGATCTGTAAAACTTAAATTAGCTAATGAACGT includes:
- a CDS encoding OmpH family outer membrane protein is translated as MFSNKSKFFIGVIVSIFLSLMNVNVYAQQTPVTPTQPTQQNVPSNTNNKSTNVSIAVVDFEKVIIGSKAASGLKNEIDQMTKNYQTELAKQEDTLRAAERSIQMERDKLTQDQFQKKKDGLMAQANQYQTSAQQKKKQLQQMSDNGVKTIRTTMIDILRDLAKQRGYTLVLDKQFVILSADGFDITNEVIRLVDQKLPSLKSTAAPATPAPAVKQ